The sequence GCGCGCCTTCCAGCAGGGTTAGCGAGCCGGTAAACAGGCTGTCGGGATAGTGGCCCAGGCGCTCATAACATTCGGCCATCATGCTGTAGCCTGATGGGCGCAGGTAATCTCTTTGCCAGACCCAATGCTCCTGCTCTGTCATGCCGCTTAGTTCCAGGCCTTTACGATAGCCGGCCAGGCGATCCTGGCTGGGGGATAAATCGGCTTGTCCTCCAAAATAGACAACTTCCCTGCTGCCAGCTGCGATGGCTTGCACGACCAGGGAGGTAACGGCATCAATGGCATCGGTGACAACAAAGGGAATAGGGCAGTCCTTGATGTGGCGATCGACAAACACCAGCGGCAGGCGCAAAGACCATTTTAAGTATTGTGTGGCATCGCTGCTGCAAGGCACCACAATCAGGCCGTCTACCTGGCGGGTAAGCAGGTGCTCGATGCCTGCTGTTTCCATACTGGCTTGCTCATTACTACTCATCACGAGTAATTGATAGCCCGCTTCGCGGCACAATGGTTCTAAAGCTTGTGCAAGGCTGGCGTGGGCAAAGTTGCTGAGCTCGGGGACAAGTAAGCCTAAAGTACCGCTTTTGCGTGATCTGAGTGTTTTGGCTGATTGCGAGGGTTGAAAATGATGCTCGCGGGCAATCGC comes from Iodobacter ciconiae and encodes:
- a CDS encoding LacI family DNA-binding transcriptional regulator, translating into MSQFIRLTMDDIARLANVSKTTASLVLNGRSAEYRIAESTKERVLAIAREHHFQPSQSAKTLRSRKSGTLGLLVPELSNFAHASLAQALEPLCREAGYQLLVMSSNEQASMETAGIEHLLTRQVDGLIVVPCSSDATQYLKWSLRLPLVFVDRHIKDCPIPFVVTDAIDAVTSLVVQAIAAGSREVVYFGGQADLSPSQDRLAGYRKGLELSGMTEQEHWVWQRDYLRPSGYSMMAECYERLGHYPDSLFTGSLTLLEGALAYINEKQNGSPAHLMTFDDHNLLNCLPWGIQSVVQDSQRLASESLVRVLKLMQGETVDSAWISASLHQRP